A region of the Canis lupus dingo isolate Sandy chromosome 8, ASM325472v2, whole genome shotgun sequence genome:
CAGACAATCTTTGAAGTCCCAGGCCCTGAACCCTatgtgacctcttcttcataaagctgTTATTCTGGAGCAGGACCTGTAACTTGCTTTTCTAACACATAGAGGAAGAGTGAGACTTAGAGAAAATGATGAGATGGAAGAATTAAATTTCACTTTGCAGCTCTGATCCACCTAAATTTTGTGCTTCTCATATCAGTCCCTTTGACTCTGCCAAATGAGACAGGACTTATGTTCTGCCTCCAGATCCTGCTTTCTCCAACCCTGACTGGATCCTGTGCATCGGAGAGACTGCCAGCAGCCCATCCCATCCATAGTGCATCTACAGCAATGGCATGAAGACACAGAGTTGTGATAATAATATCCCCACAATTCTTGTCCTTGGGGAGGAAGCCTGACTTCATGACCGAAGTCCGTTTCACATGTTGAGAGGTGCTTGCCTCTCTATGTCACTCATTAGTGAGAATATGTGCATGGACCACGTATGTCATCATCACTTACTGCAAAATAATATAATGATTGTACAACATACactcaaacacaaaataaatccaCAGGACTGAGATAAGAGTTTGAAAGAAAGTAAGGTTAGGTGATTTTGACATAAAATTCTGGAGTCCCCATCTGATATTCAGCATATAAAGCATATGGAATTCCCCACACAGTCTTTCCTATAACAGCATTGGGAAGGAGGAGTTAAGATACTGGATCAGTGTTCCTGAGCTTGTCTCATTGTGGAATGTGATAGATACTTATTGAATCATTCTGATCACCCATGAAATCACTTAGAGGTCTGAGAGAACAGAAACTACTAGTCCACACATAACAAATTGACCACCTTTTGGATGTAGGAGGTGTGAATATTGTCATGCGGAGATATAGCTGTGGCAATGAGGGCAGGAGCGAGATTGCTTCCAGAATTTTCTGCAAAGTTTTACTCACAGCAAACATGGAAATCTGAGAATTTTAGATGTCTGCTTCCATGGGGATGTGCCTGGGCTAAATGTGCTCAGGTGGTAAACAGGGAGGAATCCCAGGATATTAATTGGTCCAAAGAACCCCAGGGTTGTAGGAAGAATGTGTGACACCAATGTGATGCACAGCTACTAAGGACAGGAGAATGGAAGGTGGTTGAGGTCAGTGATTCCAGGTGTGGTATtccttctctatttcttcataaCCTGAGTGTTTTCCTGGGAACAGGTTGTAAAGAACAAAAAAGTGATGGGACCCTCTTTTAGTGAGTCTGAGTGATGTCACCACATTCCTAGACTGGGTGGATTAAATAACAGACTCTGATTCTCAGAGCTCTGGAGTCTAGGAAGTCTGAGGTCCAGGTGCAGGCGCACGTGGTGTCTGGAGAGCGTCCCCGTCCTATCCTGTCCTTTCCTGTCACCTCACATGGGGCAAGGGGGCAAGGAGATATCCCAGTCCTGTGCATAAGGTTCCTGATCCCATCATGAGGCTGCACCTCCTGACCTAATTGCTCCCCTAAGGCCCCACTTCCTCCTCCCATCGCATGGACATTAGGTTCCAACATGGGGATGGTAGAGGTCACACACACTGAGCTGATATCAGCACATGAAGGATCCAAGAGTTATTCCCTGCAGGTGGCAGGTCCTCCTCCACGTTTGTTCTCTCAGTTTTTATCATTGTTTAGTTGAATTTGTCATCACACCATATTTTTTAGTCTTATCTACAAGCTCCTTGATGTCTAATCGCCCATCTTCTCCTCCTGGCCCACCCATGGGAAATCAAGCAGGAACACTTAAATTCCCTCCATTGATGCAGGTGGGACACTGAATCCACACAAGCCCCTCCTGGAGCAAAACCTTGTCCCCACATTTGACCATTAACACACACCCTGAGCGAGTGTCCTTCCCTAGCTCCATCTAAGCAGTTATGATATGATGAGAGGACTGTCCTGCTCTGAACAGACATGACGGTGAAGGTAATCAAGTTTTTATActcttgtctctctgtgtgagtgtTCATGATCCTCAGACTTCACATCAACAACATATCTTAGTGGGGGACTCGCTTCTTTTTTAGTTGGGGACAGCCAGGCTGTCCTCGACATTGATGCTGTGAGGAGGGTACAAGATAGTGACCCCACCaagagtttttcttttgctttagatAGCTGATGCATTTGTAACCTCATGTCTGCCATGCATTTAATGCTGCTTCTACCAAAAATCTCCTTGACCTTGGTGGTCATGTGATGCACAAAGTGTGCAGGTGCAGCTCCAGTACATAgtttatatatagatagatatagatgatatagatatagatacagatatagatagatgatagatagatatagatataaatatagatatagatatggagATATTTGCAATTTATTGGTATTTAGGGAAATAACAACTGTAAGAAACTTTGTCATTTGTAcataatatttgttttcctaTCAAATGCAGCTTCTAGATGAGAGACTGGATAGCTATGCACAGATCATCTGCCTAGATAGCTCCCTGGGGGAAACTGTTCCATGTGGAGGAAGCTCTACACCCTGATAGGAAACCTGCCCAGAACCTACATCTGCACCTGCTCCTAGGCCCTCAAGACTGAAGTGGTGAGTAGTGTAGACCCCCTGGTGGTCCTGATCTCAttctacagggaggtttgtgtctgaGCTCATGCTGAGGTCGCCTCACTGTGTGCTTTCCACAGTAATACACAGCCATGTCCTGGGCTCTCAGGATGTTCATCTTCAGATGCAGTGTGTTCTTGgcgttgtctctggagatggtgaattgGCCCTTCACAGCGTCTGCATAGTATGTGCTACTTCCATCACTGATAATCCGTGAGacccactgcagccccttccctggagcctggcggACCCAGCTCATGTGGtagctactgaaggtgaatccagaggccacacaggagagtctcagggaccgcccaggcttcaccaggtctcccccagactcccccagctgcacctcaccctggacacctgcagacacaagacatcctggtCAAGAAATTGTCTCACATCCCTGTTTCTCTAATTCACCTCCTGTCATCTAGTCAAAGTCCCTTGTTctccatgaattaccttttaaaattgtgaaaaggAAAACCCAGCAGAGCACAGATTCCATGGTGAGATGTCTGTGTGCTGTCCAGATCACTGAATGGCTTCACCTGTGGATCCTGCAGCTGGGGCTCCCCTCCCAGCTGCAGGGTTGGGGCTGGGCTGGTTTAATCAGTGGAAGGAGCGCCCTATTTGCATGTCCTCTGACTATATCTTCAGCTCTTGAATACAATTTGATGCTAACAATTTAATAGAAAAGATTGCATTACCTTTACAGATCACTGTTGCAGATGTCACAATCGAAATATGAAGTTCTATTCTGTGAGCAgtgttatcttttcatttctgtttatcttttaaaaaggctttcATCAAACTCATTTTTAGTATGGTATTTTATCTCCCATTGCTAATtaatactaaatttttatttttgattctatttAAGTTGAATatctttgtgaaatatttttttcatcctttcactttgttttcttgtgtgtatttttattggagttcgaattgccaacatatagcatatcactcagtgctcatcctatcaagtgtccatcacccagtcacccccacccccgcccaacTCCCCTTCACTACCCCTTTTTCATTGCCCAGACAGGAGTCTTTAATATTTCGTGtccctgtctgatatttcccactcattttccctcctttcccctttattcccttaaactatcttttattttcccccacaaaatgagaccatataacgtttgtccttctcccactgACTTACtgcactaagcataataccctccagttccatccacattgaagcaaatggtgggtatacgtcatttctaatggctgagtaatattcaattgtatacacagaccacagcttctctatccattgatctttctatggacacagaggctccttccacagtttggctattgtggacattgctgctataaacattggggtgcaggtgtctcggcatttcattgcatctgtatctttgggtaaatccccagcagtgcaattgctgggttgtagggcaggtctatttttaactctttcaggaacctccacacagttttccagagtggctccaccagttcacattcccaccaacattgcaagagagttcccctttcttcacatcctctacAATATTTTGGTTGCCTGCcttgtttattttccccattctcactggtgtgaggtggtatctcattgtggttttgatttgtatttccctgatagccagTGAtgtgagcattttctcatgtgcttgttggccacatctatgtcttcctctgtgagatttctgttcatgtcttttgcccattttatgattggattgtttg
Encoded here:
- the LOC112670969 gene encoding uncharacterized protein LOC112670969, with translation MSDENQAGLSSCHKCLGGAKERHWIRVCIVGRGWDRVFLYGIWGGSGALGEHLGQEVQPQDGIRALIHQDWETSLHTGPIHSVIWTAHRHLTMESVLCWVFLFTILKGVQGEVQLGESGGDLVKPGRSLRLSCVASGFTFSSYHMSWVRQAPGKGLQWVSRIISDGSSTYYADAVKGQFTISRDNAKNTLHLKMNILRAQDMAVYYCGKHTVRRPQHELRHKPPCRMRSGPPGGLHYSPLQS